In Spiroplasma clarkii, the DNA window AATATTCCTGAAATTAATGCCCCTATCATTAATAAAATAGTGAATATGTTAAAAAAACGCTTAGCTTTAGGTTTAGACCTTTTGGGGTTATTTATGACATCTTTTTGTTGTGTGTTGTCAATCACTTCAACCACTTATCCTTCTAATATATATTTTAAATCATGTTCTAAAGTATCACTTGATTTATCAGTAACATCTTTTAAATTTAAGTACTCATAAATCCTATTGACTTTAATGTTCATAATCAAGAATGATGCATCATTAACATCCCTAATTTGGTTATTAATTAAGACTACATTCATCAAATAATTGTATAGATCATTGATTGTTGTAGGGGGAATTTCTCGTCTAATTTCTACAAGTTTTAGTTCCAGCAATTTCCCTACAATCTCTTTAAATATCTCTTTTTCCATACAACCACCATACTAGATAATTATACAAAAAATATGACTAAAATTTTAAAATATTTATTTATTTTTCATTAGGTTTCATTGTTATCAAAACAAAAAAGGACTAAATGTTATCAAAACAAAACTGGACTTTATTATAATAATAAAGGAAATCAGGGAATAAAAATGAAAAGAAATTATAGAGGTAAAAGACAAATGAAAACCAACAAACATATACAAGATATTATTAGGGAGGCTGCTTTATCCAGGGATAAAGCAGCCAAAAGAGAACTTTTGATAAAAAGTGGTGGTAGTAGATCATGGTTTTATGATGCCATTAAAAAATACAAAGAAATTGGTGAGGCCTTCTTTATCCACAAAAATAAAAACAATAAGCATGCTCAAAAGCGAACCCATATGCAAGCACTAGAGATTAGCAGGATTTTTAGGGATGAGTACTTAAACTGTAATTTTAGGGATTTTATGCGCTATTTAAAAGCAGATAAAAGATATGACTATCAGTGGGTGAGTTATTCATATATTTACAATATTTTAAGATCTAAAAATCATTGCTCAAAACTGGCACATAAAAAAACTATCAAATTGTTAGCAAAAGAAGAAGAGTTGAAAAATAGACCTCAAAGTCTACTGGTTCCCTCCTCAGCTACAGAAAGAGCAAAAGAAAATATCCATATTGCAAGGCCAAGAACCCAAAGGCGTGGTCATGTTGTTGAAGCTGATGCTACATTTTGAAGATTCAGTGATGAGGAGATTTGGGCATTGCATGGTTATATTGATGAGGCAAGTGGAGAGGTTTTAGGATTATATTTTGATCATCAAGAAACTACTGAAGGTTATTTCAATGCTTTGAAACCGGTCTTAAAAAATTATGGGACTTTTGAAGTGCTAAGAACTGACAAACGCAGAACTTTTTGGAGTGAAAAAAAAGAATCTTCGCCCGAAGATTCTCGAATTCAGTTTGCATTTGTAGCTAAAAACTTAGGTATTGACATCCAATCATCAATTTCACCACAATTCAAACCAAGGATTGAAAGGCTCTGAAAAACCATTAAAGGTACAATCACTACCTTTATGGAACAAAATAAAGTCACAAATATTAATGAGGCCAATCTAGTCTTACCAAAATTTGTTGAGTATTTAAATAATCATGTTGTAACCCTTCAAAAAGATTTTACTACAAATTCATTCAAAAAATTTGAGGGAGATCTAAATATTATTTTGGGACACAAATCAATTAGAGTGGTTGCAAGAGATCTAACTGTTACCTATGAAAAGAAAAAGTACTTTATATGCAATTTCACAACACCATTAAATATACCTAGACGAGAGATTATGATAATTCAATGTTGTGATGGTAACCTTATCGCATCACTTGGTGATAACTATTATAGTATGATTGAATTTGATAATGAAATGCTCTACAAATCAAAAGTTGTTCTTGAAAATGAAGGAGTGAAACCTGAAGATATGCCACAAAAAATTAAAAACAACTCTGTCTGAGCTCAATCAAACTTTATCTTTTTTAAGAAAAAATACTCAAGTTGATATAAAAAGCACTCCTATTAAACTAGCAATTTATTAAAAGTTGTATTAAAATTACTAAAAGTCCAAATTTGTTTTGATAGCTACAAAAATATTTATTTATTTTTCATTAGGTTTTTAACTTAAAGACTAGTTAAAAACAAATGTTTAGACTTGACTTGAATCTTGGTTATCAGATTTTTTTTGTTTCTTTCTAATTTTACGTTTGTGCTCTTTATTGTATTTAACAATAGCAATTTGACGAATTTTTTCAAGTTCTGCATCATCAGTCGAGACCTTTCTGTGAATAACATCCCTTTCATCATTGGTTTTAATTTCATAATTAAAAATACCCTTAACATCTTTGGTTTTTAAGATATTAATTTTAGCTTGTGGATCTGCTAAAAAGACATCTTTTTCAAGCAAATCCCAACTCATTACTGACATTGCTACCATCAACACTGAACGGTGCAAATAGTTTTTATTAATTCTGTTTGTAGCTTCTCAAGTTAAAATATCATTTTGAAAACCTTTATTTAGTAAAATTTTGTTAATCTCTTTTGGTTTATTTGTAGTAATTAAATAAGTTCTAGCTTTATATTTTGGATATAGTGTGTTAGTGGCAACAGCACTACATAACACTAAGGCAATTGAAGAAAATAATGATGGTCCAAAAATGTAGGCTAGTTTAATGCGAGCTACAATACTTAATGGTAAGACATCACCATACCCGTCTTTACAAACAAACTGGACCAAATACTGGTAGGCTTGAGTTTGATTAAAAGTGGTTGGAGCTGTATTAAAGTTATCTCAAATTGCTTGGATAACATCTCCATCTGGAATATTTGAATTAATACCTAAATTAAACAAAAATTGTGGGTCTCAATTTCCATTAATGTAAGCACGGTTTGCTTGAGCATATTCTAGCATTGATCTAACTAAGTCAAGATTATTTTTATCTAATCTTTTTAGAGCATCTTCAACACTTATGCTTTGTAAAATATTGACTTTTACATCTGGAGTAACCATTGAGACAGGTAAAATAGCAGTATTTAACACAATTACTAAAGCTAAAATGATAAAGTTAACATTTCGGTTTAAAGTCCCAATTGGTTTATTTTTAATGTTTGAAAAATACATAGTAAAGAAATCTGATCCTCCTGTTGAAGAACCAATTTTATACACTAAAGCATAAGCTGAACCAACTAGCACTCCTCCTAGGGTTCCAAAAATGAATAATCAAATTCCTGAATTTCATGACCCTTGAATACCACTTAGAAGTTTATAGTTAACAATGAAGTGAAAAGAATTTGGGTTTACTACTGGAATTAATTGTAAAATTTGGTCAAAAGCAATTTGTAAACCAATAAATAAAATAGTAGTATAAGTAAATTTTTTTCCCAACTTGATGTATCCAAAAATAAATAAGGGAATATTCATAGCAAAATAATAAATAAAGTAAAATGAACTTTGCATTTGAGTATTACTTTTGAATGTTCAAATAGCAAAAAACCTGGCTATGGCCCCAATCCCTGCTGGGAAGAGACCAACACGTCCAGTTGATGAAATAAAGTAGTCAAAAGCAATGGTTACTAAAAATGCTGCTAAGGTTAGTCAAGCTAAATCTCGTCAAAATTTAGTCTTAAAATATGTTTGTACTAACAAGATTTGTTCTCGACGAGACATAATTTTGTGTTCAATGTGAGACAAATCAATTTGATTTTTGTCTTTAATTAAGGCTTTTGCTACTTTTTTAATAGCTTTTTCTTCTTCTTTTGAACTAAACTCTTCATGAATTTGCTCAACAACTTCATCAAGTGCTTCAGTTTGTTCGGTTACTTTTGCTGTATCCTTCACTGCCCTGTTCCCCTATCTTTCAAATTATTAATATCCTTGTCTAGAAATAATTTATCACAAAAAAATAGTTGTTTGTTAAAAAACATTTTATTTCTCATATTCTTCTTTGTTTTTTTTGATTGTAGCACGTAATGCTTCAAAGGAATTACCTGCTCTTTTTTCTGCTTGTTTTTTTAAAATTGACTCACGTAAAACATCTGCATCATACATAGATTTGCCTTTTGCTTTAAGTTGCTTTTGTTTTTCAGTGTCATCATCGGGATCTGCTCATTTTGAAGCATTAACCTGGCTCATAGTTGCCTTGGCATGGTTAATGATACTTAATAAGCTCTTTGGTTCATTAGTTTTTTCAGTATTTGTTGGTTGTTTATCTTTTCGCAATGACATTAGTTCCTCAAATATTTGATCTACATTGTCTTGATTTTTTTTGCTCATATTTTCACCTACATATGATGATTATACACAAATTTAGCGATAAAAAAAGAAATGAAATGAAAAAACCCATTCAAGTACTGAATGGGTTAATTGTAAGATTTAATAAAATCAGTTCTAACTAATTAGAAGTGTGATTTTAAACGAATTGTAACTTTGAATGATCCAACTTTAATTGGGTCGTTGTCATTTCTAGTAATGTCAACCACTGTGTATTTTTTCTGATCTGCTTGTGAGTATCCGGAGAACACGATTGGTTGATTTGCTTTTGATTTTGTTGTAATAAAGATTGGTAGTTTAGTTGCTCCAATAGCTGGAATTTTTCCATAGATAATAATTTTTTCAAATGGAGATTCAACTTCTGCTAATTGTGCATTTAAGAATTTAATAAATTCATTTGCTACTAATTGTGAACCATGTTTTCTACTATCAACAAATTCATGAGTGTCATTGTTTGAAATGTAGAATACGATTGGTGCATCAATTGCTACCAATAAGTGTTTTTTATTTACAGTAGTTCCATCATAAGCATATGCTGATTTATCTTGTGATCTATCTGCAATTAATTTTGAAATATTTTTTGTTACATCTTCAATTGAGTAAATTTTTGCATTTTTTAAATCATATTTAGCTGATTTATTTCATAACAATTCATCGTCATTTACATGAATATTTTCTAAGAACATCATTTTACGCAATCATTTTTTAGGAGCATTTTTTCATTCATCCTCACCTAAAATAACTTTTGATGGTCCTTCTTCTTCAATTTTTGGTTTCATAACTTCAACAATATCTAATGCTTCTGGTTTTTGACCTTTTTTATCAATTAACATAACTGATGGTCCTAATCCTGAAATAATTGATACTGTATCTTTTTTGAATCTTTTTACTCAAGCGTCATGTTCTAATTCAAATAGTTCATTAATAATTTCTAATTCATCATGTGAATTTTTTGTGAAATCAATAATGTAATTTGATGACATTAAGTTTAATAATCTTGCTAATAAGTATTTTAAAGTATTTGTTGTTTCATAGATTTTAAATTTGTGTAATGGATCATTATCTCATGGAGATAAAGCATTGTTATACATAATTTTCATTGAAACAAAGTTTACGTTTGATTTTTTTGAAACTTGAGCAATTGCTCCTGCTTCAGTATCAATTACATCAATTGTTTGACCAAATTTGTCAACCATTTCTTTAAATTGTTTTGAATTGTAGATTAACATATCTGCAGTTCCAACAATTCCATCTGATACTCCTAATTTAAAGTTTTTAACTTTACTTACCAATTCTGTGTTGAATGAGAAAGCTTCAGGTTCATGCACGATTTGTCCATATTTAATATCTTTAAATGGTGTTAGATCTGCATCTCTATAAATAAATTTAGTTGACATAACAGTATCTGTTGTATCAAATTTGTCATTTGTTGATAAAGCTAAGTCTACATTGAATACAGTTTCTAAAGTTTTGTATTCTTCTAGTAAATAAGTAATTGCCATAGCAGCATTTGCTTTACCATAACCTATTGTTGCGATAATGAAGAATTTTCCTCTGTATTTAACATGTTGGATAACCATATTTCTTCATCAATATTTTTTAACAGTTTTAACTCCTAAACGGTCCTTAACTGTAAAGTAAGCGGTCGAAATAATTCCGATCATTCTCTGTCACCTCATATTTTCTGTTTTTTAACCTTTATCATCAAGCCTAAAATTAATAACTCAAGATAAAGACTACATTTATTATACTAAAAAAAATGGGCAAAAATCAACATTTTAAAATTAATTCTTTTTTTCAAAAAACAATCAGTAATTTAAAAAAAACTCTCAAATACTTTGAGAGTTTCTGGACTTAATAAATAATTTTTTAGTTATCAAGAACTGAAATTATAAATCTAATTAGTTCTAAAATATTTGTCAAGACAATATGCTTGGCATTTTTTGACAAACTTTGAAAATACAATTATTTATTATTTTGAAGATTTTAAAATATGTAAATTTTATTAAAAATCAATTGAGTTAATTACATATTTACCTTTTAATAATCCAAGTTTAATTTTATATAAACTTGTAACATTCCCGTCAGTGACACTA includes these proteins:
- a CDS encoding YitT family ABC transporter, with product MKDTAKVTEQTEALDEVVEQIHEEFSSKEEEKAIKKVAKALIKDKNQIDLSHIEHKIMSRREQILLVQTYFKTKFWRDLAWLTLAAFLVTIAFDYFISSTGRVGLFPAGIGAIARFFAIWTFKSNTQMQSSFYFIYYFAMNIPLFIFGYIKLGKKFTYTTILFIGLQIAFDQILQLIPVVNPNSFHFIVNYKLLSGIQGSWNSGIWLFIFGTLGGVLVGSAYALVYKIGSSTGGSDFFTMYFSNIKNKPIGTLNRNVNFIILALVIVLNTAILPVSMVTPDVKVNILQSISVEDALKRLDKNNLDLVRSMLEYAQANRAYINGNWDPQFLFNLGINSNIPDGDVIQAIWDNFNTAPTTFNQTQAYQYLVQFVCKDGYGDVLPLSIVARIKLAYIFGPSLFSSIALVLCSAVATNTLYPKYKARTYLITTNKPKEINKILLNKGFQNDILTWEATNRINKNYLHRSVLMVAMSVMSWDLLEKDVFLADPQAKINILKTKDVKGIFNYEIKTNDERDVIHRKVSTDDAELEKIRQIAIVKYNKEHKRKIRKKQKKSDNQDSSQV
- the fib gene encoding cytoskeletal motor fibril protein Fib; translated protein: MIGIISTAYFTVKDRLGVKTVKKYWWRNMVIQHVKYRGKFFIIATIGYGKANAAMAITYLLEEYKTLETVFNVDLALSTNDKFDTTDTVMSTKFIYRDADLTPFKDIKYGQIVHEPEAFSFNTELVSKVKNFKLGVSDGIVGTADMLIYNSKQFKEMVDKFGQTIDVIDTEAGAIAQVSKKSNVNFVSMKIMYNNALSPWDNDPLHKFKIYETTNTLKYLLARLLNLMSSNYIIDFTKNSHDELEIINELFELEHDAWVKRFKKDTVSIISGLGPSVMLIDKKGQKPEALDIVEVMKPKIEEEGPSKVILGEDEWKNAPKKWLRKMMFLENIHVNDDELLWNKSAKYDLKNAKIYSIEDVTKNISKLIADRSQDKSAYAYDGTTVNKKHLLVAIDAPIVFYISNNDTHEFVDSRKHGSQLVANEFIKFLNAQLAEVESPFEKIIIYGKIPAIGATKLPIFITTKSKANQPIVFSGYSQADQKKYTVVDITRNDNDPIKVGSFKVTIRLKSHF
- a CDS encoding DDE-type integrase/transposase/recombinase, which translates into the protein MKRNYRGKRQMKTNKHIQDIIREAALSRDKAAKRELLIKSGGSRSWFYDAIKKYKEIGEAFFIHKNKNNKHAQKRTHMQALEISRIFRDEYLNCNFRDFMRYLKADKRYDYQWVSYSYIYNILRSKNHCSKLAHKKTIKLLAKEEELKNRPQSLLVPSSATERAKENIHIARPRTQRRGHVVEADATFWRFSDEEIWALHGYIDEASGEVLGLYFDHQETTEGYFNALKPVLKNYGTFEVLRTDKRRTFWSEKKESSPEDSRIQFAFVAKNLGIDIQSSISPQFKPRIERLWKTIKGTITTFMEQNKVTNINEANLVLPKFVEYLNNHVVTLQKDFTTNSFKKFEGDLNIILGHKSIRVVARDLTVTYEKKKYFICNFTTPLNIPRREIMIIQCCDGNLIASLGDNYYSMIEFDNEMLYKSKVVLENEGVKPEDMPQKIKNNSVWAQSNFIFFKKKYSSWYKKHSY